Below is a window of Canis lupus dingo isolate Sandy chromosome 30, ASM325472v2, whole genome shotgun sequence DNA.
TGGAAAGCTGGGCTGCTAACTTCCAAAGGCTCACCCCCTGGGGAAAAGGAATACTGGCCAACCCATTACACTCATCCTGTATCACCTCAGCTCCTCCCACtgagggcccagggcagcccctctgCCTCCCGTCATTCATGTCACCTTCCTGAGCCCCGGGATCCTTACCTATAAAAGGGGATATtttcacacttcctgatttaaaaacttactacaaagccaCAATTCTCAAAATAGTGCACTACTGGCACAaggacatatagatcaatggaaaagaaccGAGTCCAGAAACACGCCAATATGTCTACCATCAACTGATCCTTGACGAGGGCGCCAAGACCACTACATGGAGAAAGAacactcttcaacaaatggtgctggacaTGCACATGCAAAACCATGAAGCTGGACCTTGACTTCAGCTACACAAAAATCAACCCCAGATAGATCAGAGACACCTAATATGAGCTAAAACCAGAACACTGGGCAGCTCGTGTGGATCAGCGGTTTACTgtcgcctttagcccagggcgtgatcccggggtcctgggatcgagtcccatgtcaggcttcctgcatggagcctgcttctccctctgcctgtgtctctgcctctctctctgtgtctctcatgaataaataaataaaatcttaaaaaaataataaaaataaaactagaacacttagaagaaaacagtttaCCCTCCATGACTTTGGATTTGGCACTGGTTTAGATAGGACAGTGAAAATGCAAGCAACAAAAGaatagatttcatcaaaatttaaaacttttgtgcatcaaaggacattatcacAAGAAtgaaaaggggagggggaaatgtgTTAATCTGATAagctagtatccagaatatataaagaactcaacaacaaaaaaagcaacccCATTACTAGAgaaagacctgaatagatattcCTTACATATGGCCAAAAAGTACATAAAAGATGgccaacatcattaattattcaGGAAATGtcaatcaaaaccacagtgagagggGCATCTaggtaggtggctcagtcagtcggtCTTGAGTTGTGggtttgggccccatgttgggctccatgctgggtgtggagcctacttaaaaacaaaaacaaaaacaaacaaacaaaaaaaaccatcaCAGTGAGATTTACCTCCAGGTTGAGAGCAAAACACAATAAGCATTGGTGAGGTTGTGGCAAGACAAGAACCCTCACATGCGGCCAATGGACATGTTAAAGAAAACATGGTGCAGCCACTTCAGGAAACCGTGGCTGCCCCGCCCCATGtcttaccacatgacccagcaattctactccagATACGTACCCAAAAGAACCAAAACCAGATATTCAAAgacttttataaaatgttcataCCAGCACTATTCGCAACAGgaaaaaggtggaaacaaccccaGGCTCTGTCTAGTGATGAGCAGATAAGCGGATGGATGATTAttccagaaaaagagaagtacTGATCCGTGTTACAACATCACGATGAGAAAGGCTGGGCGCAACAAGCCGCCACACATTGCAtggttccatttacatgaaatggcCACAGAGAAGCCCCGTCACTGCCCGGGGCTCAGGGGAGGACTGCTGAGTAGTACAGTCTCCTTTGGTGTGACACAAATGTGCTGGAACCAGATAGAGGAAAGGGCTGTGTAACATTGTGGATCTACTAAACACTgcttaattttttactttaagatgGTTGAAGtggtcaataaaataaattttatcttctgtgtACTTTATAATCATCAAGATGGGgttccagccagccagccatggGGGTTGGGAAGGGAGGTGAGGAAGGCCCTGGGAAGCTGGGGGCTGCAGAGCTCCTGAGGAAGCCTGGcggggcaggggtgagggctgAGCAGGGGGTGGGCTGGGACCAGAACTCAAGCCTGCTGAATGCGGGTCAGGAACAAACAGCACTTAGGCCACAGCCTGTCTTCCAGGATCTCACTGAGGATAGTGAGGAATGGCATTCTCAGAGAGAAAGGGGCCAGCTTAGAAACAGCAGGGCGAGCCGGATGAGGGGTAGCGGGAGAGCAGGGTGCATGCTCCAAGTGCAAGGTGAGTCAGTCCCCTCCCTCCGCTCTGGGTCGGCCAGCTCCACTGGAGGGTGGGGACCAACGTAGTACAGCTCTTCCAGCCTCGGGCTCTCAGCCAAGTGGCAGCCCGACCTTTCTGTCATGTTCCCTGTGCACTGGGGCAGAAAGGAAAACATCAACCAGCAGCTTTTCTTTTTGAGGCTAATTTAGAGCTGAGGACTACGGCACCCAGGAAACTCAAGCCAGCTCCATGCTCAAAGCAACCCGGGAGAGGCTAGGGCTCCAGCTCCTGACATTACAGGGTCTCTAGACAAAGTCACGGCACAGAGTCCGCAAAAGGCCAGGGCCTCCGTTGGCAGCTGCCCAAACCCGAGGGCTCGCCTGGGGCCTCCAGAAGTAGCACCAGCCTCTGGGAGGGCGcggcaggagcagaggaggatGCAATCCACCACAGGACAGAGCCCTGCTAGCCTAAGGGTGCAGGGCAAGTCCACCCACAAAACCCCAGAGAGTGGTGAACAGGCAAGGCAGCAAGTGACAACCGATGAAGAGTCAGAGGAGCCCAGGAGAGGACGCCAGCCAGCCCGCCCCCTCCTGGCCAGGGGGGGAAGGTCCTCTGGGACAGGAGCCAGGAGACAGGGCGGGAGAGGCCAGGCCACCTGGAAAGCATCATTCCCTCGTGGTGCCCCAGCTCTCACCTGTCCCCCAGGCCAGGGATGCCAACCAACTGGATGATATAGATCACTATTTgacaaaaaaatatgaagaagaacACGAAGAAGCTGAAAGAGTTGTCGGACCTGTGGAGAGAGGGGGAAATTGGAAGTCACAAACGGGCTCGGGGCTTACTCCTCAGCATTCCTGATTCCGCATGGCACAGGGAGCCAGGAGGCAGGATGGGAGTGCAGAAGAGCTCCTGGGGACCAGACACACTGTCCAGGGGACATAGACATCTATAATCATAATCAAAAAGGGCTTGTCACTCTTGCTCTTGTCACTCAGTTTAAGAGATCGTGGTTGACCCCTTAACCAAAGAGCTAATAAAGCTGCTTCCCAGAGGACAATATTAAGAGGGGTCCATTTCCCGGAGTACAGATTTGTATTTCATAAAAGGAAATCTATGCCAAAGGTATAAATACCTAATTATAAAACCATTGGCCAGAAAAGTTATTCGGGGGGCGCAGAATTCTCAACTGAACCACCGTCTCCAGGTCCTCAGGGCTGGAACACTGCCTGCCGAGTGCATGGGAGGGTTCAGCCActgccctgccccatccctgggGCCTGCTAGGCTCCCAGGCCCTAAATGAAAACATCAACTCAACTTGGAGGCACGCTTCCACAAGCCCTAGGGGTGTGCGAGGTAGACCCACAGTCCAGTGTCCATTCTAGGTCAATCACTTGGCACTCAGTGAGCTCAAGCGAGTTcctgaggaggtggaggaggggcgcACACAAGCTCCCAGTGATAAGCCATGAAGAGCTTATCAAAGTCAGACCTCCTTGGAGCTGCATGCCCGAAAGCTGAAGGGGGGGTGAAGAAGCCCATCCGTCTGAAGTCCTAATGCATCAGACTTAGGCATGGGAGCGGCGGGGGCACAAGGCAGGCTGCGAATCCCTCTCCAGGTCTCCCCTGCTAGTCCAAGGACACTGTCCAGAGCAGACCCAGGCACAACTCAGGAAAATGGCTCCTGACCTCCATCTGCTCtactgtgggtgggaatgggaAAGTGGATTTCCCTACCACCCTGTTCTGCTCTAAGATTGGGATGGGAGCCCAGGGCGTAAGGCCCTTGGCTGGCTACCTGGGATGCCAGTCACATGCTCACCCCTTGCCCCAGCCCCACTCACCTGAAGGCCTTATAGATGGGTCGGTACCAACAAAGGAAGGCACAGGGGGTGAACATGATCAACCACAGGATCGAAAGGCCAAAGTCCACTCCCTTGGAGCTGTCGACTAAGAACCAGGCCAGGCAGGCAAGCAGGTTCAGAAAGAGAGTCACCGAATGCACTGGCgagggtgaggagagagaaatgagggtgaggagagagaaatgggcTTGTGCCAAGGGGACTGAAGGTTTCCCAGGCCCGGCAAACCACCCCTGGAGGGGATGCGAGGTCCACACAGTGAGGGCCACAGTGGAAACACAACAGGACCCTGGTCTACATGGAGGCAGGGTGAGCTCCTGGGGCAGCAGAACCAGGGACAGAACCAAGTTCGTAAAAGGTGAAGGGACAGCCTGGGTACAtgaaggtgggagtggggaggcagaCTCAAGGGCTGATCCACGGGGAAGAGGCCTTTCTCTCGGTGATTCTTGTCCCTGGCCCTGCATGGTGGAGGTACAGGGAGTCTTCTATTCACCCACGCTCCTAGGATCCGAGGGGCCTAAGGGAGGGAGGCCTTCACCCAAGGAGGACCCTTCAGGGCAACGAGCCCCACGGGAACTCTGAAGCCTCCTGCTAGGCCTGCCCTCCTCGATCTGTGGCGGGAACTGGCCCTTTCAGGGCAGGGAGTAGCCTGTGGAGGGCCAATCCTGTGGGCGGAaggcgcccccttcagcccagcacTGAGAGGCACTGGGGTCTGTAGCGAGGAGCAGTCAGACCACAGACAGGGCTTGAGCTCAGAGGGCACGGGCAGGACTCACACATCCAGAGATAGTAGAGCATCTTGCATATCCGCTGATAGTCGGCAGGGATCTCGACGGAGAAATCCTGATAGAAGCAGGGCTTGACAGGGCACCAGAAGGGCAGGGGTGGCCAGttgttctctctcactgtgtgcaaAGAGGCAATGAGGTAAGGCCTTGGCTTCTGCAGTGGCTTGCTGGAGGCACACTCTGGTACTTTATGGGCCAAACCAGGGCTCCCAGAAGGGCACCGGCAAGTGAGGCTCAGGGGTCTCTATGGGGGGAGTGGGTGATGGGCCAAAGTGTGATGGGGCACGGAAACCCACAAGCCCACTCTAAGATAATGGATCCCAAATGCCCTGGGAAACAGAGCAAAATGGCCTAAGTGGTTACTTTTATGAGCTACCAGCCCGTAAGCACCAGGGGTCATCATCATGAAGATGAGAGGGAAGCACATGCAGGAGCAGGGCCTCTACTCTAGCAAGAACTTTCAGAGCTGGGGATGCCTGCGGAAATAACCTCCACCGTGGACCACACTGCCGGccggcctcccggcctccaccTCCCTGCTCTCCGCACCGGCCCCAGCACCACGGAGATGACCAAGACCCAGCAGCGCTCCAGGGCTGCCCCGGGACAGGCACGCTCAGGGCAGGCTCCTGCGCCCCACACGCTGGCCCAGAGGCTGGCCGCCTCCCTTACCATGTAAGCTGGCCACCGTGCTCTGCAGCTCCCGCTCCTTTCGCTCTAGCTCAGCTGCCTTCCTGTCCAGCTCTTCCTGCTGCCGGAGCAGGCTTGCCTGGGCTGCGGAGGCCACGGCCTGGGGGGCACAGAAGGCACGGGCAGCCAGACATGGGAGATAGAGGGGTGGTGTCAGACTCAGCAGGACGTCAGAAGGGCCTTGCCCCATGCAGGGAGAGCCAATCTCAGCCCCACGGCGTCTTGGGAACCAGAGAGCATCACAGAGACGCCAAGGTGACCTGCGTCCTATGCCTCTACACCACCTCCGTTCCCTTAGGCATTCACCAGCCTTAACCAgggctctcttctctccttcctccctgagtTGGAGCAGAGAGAACTATCCCCTGTTCTGGAATCCAGGCAAACTTCAATTACCCGTTAGGGTAACAGCAAAGGGGAAATGGCCTCACAAGAGACTAACCTGTAACCAGAAACCAGAGAGCCACACCTCATTTGAAGAGcctggagggtgtgtgtgtgaagggggcACAGTGCAAACCCACTAGCAGTGAGCACAGAGAGGAGGCACCTGAGGGTAGGCCTCGGGGATCTAGgcaccacccctccccacccccagaccctgGGAGATACCCCTGCCGCCCACCACCAATCTGTGAAGGTTACATCCCAGGACCGTCACCAGGCTTGGAGGACCTTGGAGGTCGTACAAAGTGCAGGCTTCATCCCCTGCGCGGGACAGCAAGGCCCTGGAGTGAGGAGGCATCTGGGGAGCTCTGGGAGGCTGAGCCGAGCTAGCCCCAGCAATGCAGCCCAGGGCCCCAGTCCTGCCAGGTGCGATAGGCCCTGGGGCTCGGGTCCTCATGAAGTCTACAGTCCTCAGGGAGCGGACACGAAACCGGTCATCTTGCAGGACGAGAAGCCAGGCATACGcgtacatgcatatgtatatgtgtgtgtgtgcgtacacaTACAGACGCTCgctctcccactctctccaaCGAGTTCTCCGAAGAGCTAAGGCTGCCTCTGGGAGATGATCCCAGGCACTGGGGGCCAAAGCAGGCCCAGAACTGACCACGCTGGGCCATGCTGAGGGTCTCAGCTGTCCCTCCCAAGTCCAGTCAGACAACGGGAACAGCTTGGGACCCATGAGAGTCCAAAGCCTGGCTCGGGCCTTGCCCTCACTCACGTTCATCTACGCTTTGCCTACCTTCGGAAGCTTTCGCATGTAGCTGTCTCTGAGAATACTATCTCCTCCTAGTAGCATCTGCCTCTCTGAGAGCTCACTCACTGTCAGGAATCTGGTAGGCAGGAACTTGCTGGCCTGTCTAAGCAGGAGCTGCAACACACAACTCCACTGTGGGTCATGCTCACCGGGGCGGCGAGCACCACAGGGGCAGGGCAGTGAGGTGATGGAGTAGAGGGTCAGGCACAAGGCGGACAGGGTTCACGGTATTTGGTGAAGGGATAAAGGAAAATAGGGAAGACAGGaataaaagaggtaaaaaaataaaaataaaaaaaagattctggggCCCAAGTGGAGAGGACAAACTAAAGCTCCAGAAGGATCTGGAATGGCTCAACAGGGGCAAATGCTCTAAAGACACCAAGGACTCCAGCCTGGTAAGCAGAGCTTATGttttggtggtagtggtgggCGGGTGTAAGGATCCAGGGTGGCTGAGCAGAGCCTCCATGTGCAAGTGACCAGCTCCAGAGAGATCACCAAGAGGGCCCTTGAGGGGGAGCCAGGAATTAAGGCCCTCTGTCCACGCTCTCCCTCCAATCTCAGAGCTCAGCTACTGATCTGTGGCTTCCCTTTTTGGAAAGGAGAGGCAAGAGGGATCTTCGTCAACAGTTACCTGGGGGGTGGGCTGGGTTGGTTCCACGGAAGGCTGGAGAACCGCTGGCTGCGAGGGCCCAGGGAGCTGCGTGACAGGAACTGTTGTCGCTGCATTTGTCTGTGTGCGACACCCCAAAGGAGGCAGGTGAGTGGCTCCACTGGCCGGCCACACAAGGGCAAACTCATGGCAGGGTGAGTGATGTGCCCCTGCCTGTGAGGGGCATTCCCTTTGGGGCACACCTGTGAGGGGCATTCCCTTTGGGGCACACCTGTGAGGTGCATTCCCTTTGAGGCACGAAGTCTCGGGCGCTGGGCAACGTGATGCTTCACCCAGCACCCCTGCTGGAGCCACGGCTCCCCAGCGCTGTCTAGCCCTCTTCAGAGAGGGGCCCAGATCACAGACTGGTGACTCcttcatcccccctccccccccacgcCCCAGTTCATGTTAGGACTGTCCCTTTGAGGACTGAAGCTTCTCAGAGCTGTCGCTGCCTCTGCCAAGGCTCCTGGCCCCGGAAACGTGGCACCACCCGGAGGACCCAGGGACTCAGAAAGAGGGCATGCTCACCAACCTCTGAGAAGGGGTTGAACTCAGCCAGGCTGCCTTGCGGCGCATTGGTCAGCTGGGTCACAGAGGGATCCTGCCAAGGTGAAAACAGCCATGAGACGTGAGCAGAGACTGTCGATGAAGGGGAGGCACATCGCCATCGCTTGGCCCCTCTGAGGGCCAGCAGGcactcccagggatcccctccctctcGGGAAGGCTCCTGTGCCCAGCCCCTGCCACACCAGGGCTGCTGCgatcttctccctttctggaaAAGGAGTTCAGCTCCAGTGACTCCCCAGAAGAGACCCAGAGCAAGCTTCGCACTCCGTGACCTCAGAATAGATACCACCCATATCCTTGTTGGTAACCTTTCCAGATGAAAAACAGTTTACAGCATTGACCTCCAGGAttggggtggggtttttttgggggggcgagAGGGGGAACAGGggtaaagacttatttttttacttt
It encodes the following:
- the SCAMP2 gene encoding secretory carrier-associated membrane protein 2 isoform X3; protein product: MLLGGDSILRDSYMRKLPKAVASAAQASLLRQQEELDRKAAELERKERELQSTVASLHVRENNWPPLPFWCPVKPCFYQDFSVEIPADYQRICKMLYYLWMLHSVTLFLNLLACLAWFLVDSSKGVDFGLSILWLIMFTPCAFLCWYRPIYKAFRSDNSFSFFVFFFIFFCQIVIYIIQLVGIPGLGDSGWIAALSTLKQDHLAVSIIMMVVAGFFTLCAVLSLFLLKRVHSLYRRTGASFQQAQEEFSQGIFSNRTFRSAASSAARGAFQGN
- the SCAMP2 gene encoding secretory carrier-associated membrane protein 2 isoform X1, encoding MSSVDTNPFADPVDVNPFQDPSVTQLTNAPQGSLAEFNPFSETNAATTVPVTQLPGPSQPAVLQPSVEPTQPTPQLLLRQASKFLPTRFLTVSELSERQMLLGGDSILRDSYMRKLPKAVASAAQASLLRQQEELDRKAAELERKERELQSTVASLHVRENNWPPLPFWCPVKPCFYQDFSVEIPADYQRICKMLYYLWMLHSVTLFLNLLACLAWFLVDSSKGVDFGLSILWLIMFTPCAFLCWYRPIYKAFRSDNSFSFFVFFFIFFCQIVIYIIQLVGIPGLGDSGWIAALSTLKQDHLAVSIIMMVVAGFFTLCAVLSLFLLKRVHSLYRRTGASFQQAQEEFSQGIFSNRTFRSAASSAARGAFQGN
- the SCAMP2 gene encoding secretory carrier-associated membrane protein 2 isoform X2, whose product is MSSVDTNPFADPVDVNPFQDPSVTQLTNAPQGSLAEFNPFSETNAATTVPVTQLPGPSQPAVLQPSVEPTQPTPQAVASAAQASLLRQQEELDRKAAELERKERELQSTVASLHVRENNWPPLPFWCPVKPCFYQDFSVEIPADYQRICKMLYYLWMLHSVTLFLNLLACLAWFLVDSSKGVDFGLSILWLIMFTPCAFLCWYRPIYKAFRSDNSFSFFVFFFIFFCQIVIYIIQLVGIPGLGDSGWIAALSTLKQDHLAVSIIMMVVAGFFTLCAVLSLFLLKRVHSLYRRTGASFQQAQEEFSQGIFSNRTFRSAASSAARGAFQGN